GGGCTGGGGTAGGTCTGCAAATGACTGATTTCAGGCAAACCGTGCGATTGGGTGAATCGGCGCTATTACACGCGAAAAAAAACCGGCTGATCAGGCCGGTTTGGGGTACCTCGCAAACAGCGAGGGGTCAAGCATGGTTGTCCAGCAGACGATCCGCACCGCCTTCAGCCAGGCCGCGTTCCTGCAGACGATCCGCACCGCCTTCAGCCAGGCCGCGTTCCTGCAGACGATCCGCACCGCCTTCAGCCAGGCCGCGTTCCTGCAGACGATCCGCACCGCCTTCAGCCAGGCCGCGTTCCTGCAGACGATCCGCACCGCCTTCAGCCAGGCCGCGCTCCTGCAGACGATCCGCACCGCCTTCAGCCAGGCCACGTTCCTGCAGACGGTCCGCGCCACCTTCGGCAACACGTGTTTCGATCAGACGATCCGCGCCGCCTTCGGCCACGACGGGGTGAGCAAAAGCGCTGGTAGCGAGTACCGAGAAAGCGAGGCTAAGCAGGAGTTGGCGTTTCATGAGTGTGTGCTCCGAGTCATTAAATTGGGGTGTTGCCGGGTATGGGTTGAATGTTACGCCTTGCATTTTTGAAGAGAACTTCATTGGGCTGATGGTGACTATCGACGCCAGCGATGGCCCGTTGTCCGGGTCACCCCACGGTCGGTCATGGCATCTGCGGTAAGTCATGCGGGCGCAGGTCGAACACCAGCACCTCGGCGTCCTCGCCCTGGCTGAGGCGAATCTGACGTTCATCCCGCACGCGGGCACCGTCGCCTTCCTGCAAGCGTTGGCCATTGATTTGCACGCTGCCCCGGGCGACATGAATGTACGCATGGCGGTCTGGCGGCAGGTCGAGGGTGGCGGTTTCATCGCCGTTGAACAGCCCGGCATACACCCGCGCGTCCTGGCGCACGCTCAAGGAACCGTCGGCGCCGTCCGGCGAGATGATCAACTGCAGACGCCCACGTTTCTGCGCTTCGCTGAAGTGCTCCTGCTGATAGCGCGGCTCGGCGCCGGCCACCGAGGGCACGATCCAGATTTGCAGGAAGTGCACGCCACGGGTCTGGCTATGGTTGAACTCGCTGTGGGCCACGCCG
The sequence above is drawn from the Pseudomonas quebecensis genome and encodes:
- a CDS encoding pirin family protein; translation: MLTLRKASERGAANHGWLKSFHTFSFANYWNPAEQGFSDLLVINDDRVAAGKGFGQHPHRDMEIFSYVLEGALEHKDTLGTGSVIRPGDVQLMSAGRGVAHSEFNHSQTRGVHFLQIWIVPSVAGAEPRYQQEHFSEAQKRGRLQLIISPDGADGSLSVRQDARVYAGLFNGDETATLDLPPDRHAYIHVARGSVQINGQRLQEGDGARVRDERQIRLSQGEDAEVLVFDLRPHDLPQMP